In Saccharolobus solfataricus, a genomic segment contains:
- a CDS encoding IS110 family transposase encodes MEAPVAGIDVSKDKLIVYFQGKLYEFTNDKRGYEEIRKILPKGCKVGIESTGVYHVNLAKYLNNEYDVRIINPFILKKFKDFRGKKSDKNDAKKLAELVVSMCSGFTTSDARELTSQWDFVTRSIARVKNRLRRDLVLLGYRDSLSKKNLEEVLRGGDSIVLAEVRFLLEELERLEGRKREIEKELEDFVSKDSLIFTIPGIGKTLGCIILARVGDVKRFSDKKRFVAYCGLDPVVESSGKSVVSRGISKKGDAVLRRAFYLAALTAIKVNPVIKRFYEEHKGRLKGKKLITACARKLAVITWAVLYYNKPFDASE; translated from the coding sequence TTGGAGGCCCCAGTTGCAGGAATAGATGTATCAAAAGATAAATTAATCGTGTATTTTCAAGGTAAACTCTACGAGTTTACTAATGATAAGCGAGGTTATGAGGAGATAAGGAAGATCTTACCTAAGGGTTGCAAAGTGGGTATTGAGAGTACTGGAGTTTACCACGTTAACCTAGCAAAGTACTTGAATAATGAGTATGATGTTAGGATCATTAATCCCTTTATTCTCAAGAAGTTCAAGGATTTTAGGGGTAAGAAGAGTGATAAGAATGATGCTAAAAAGCTTGCGGAATTAGTTGTAAGTATGTGTAGTGGGTTTACAACAAGTGATGCTAGGGAGTTGACTAGCCAGTGGGATTTTGTTACTAGGAGTATTGCTAGGGTTAAGAATAGGTTGAGGAGGGATTTGGTACTTTTAGGCTATAGGGATAGTTTGTCTAAGAAAAATTTGGAGGAGGTTTTGAGGGGTGGGGATAGTATTGTCTTGGCTGAGGTTAGGTTTCTTTTGGAGGAGCTTGAGAGGCTTGAGGGTAGGAAGAGGGAGATTGAGAAGGAGCTTGAGGATTTTGTTTCCAAGGATAGTTTGATTTTCACTATTCCTGGTATTGGTAAAACCTTGGGTTGTATTATTTTGGCTAGGGTTGGTGATGTTAAGCGCTTTAGTGATAAGAAGAGGTTTGTTGCTTATTGTGGTCTTGACCCAGTTGTTGAGTCTAGTGGTAAGAGTGTTGTATCGAGAGGTATTTCTAAAAAAGGTGACGCTGTTTTGAGGAGGGCTTTCTATCTTGCAGCTTTGACTGCCATCAAGGTTAATCCTGTTATCAAGCGTTTTTATGAGGAGCACAAGGGTAGGTTAAAGGGTAAGAAGTTGATTACTGCTTGTGCAAGGAAATTGGCTGTTATTACTTGGGCTGTGCTGTATTATAATAAGCCCTTTGATGCTAGTGAGTAA
- a CDS encoding RNA-guided endonuclease InsQ/TnpB family protein, producing the protein MKLRVKVDYSTYSALKEVEKEYREVLEDAINYGLSNKTTSFTRIKAGVYKTEREKHKDLPSHYIYTACEDASERLDSFEKLKKRGRSYTEKPSVRRVTIHLDDHLWKFNLDTISISTKRSRILISPTFPKIFWRYYNTEWRIASEARFRLMKGNVVEFYVIFKRDEPKPYEPKAFIPVDLNENSVSVLINSKPLLLETNTKKITLGYEYRRKAITTGKSTKDREVRRKLKRLRERNKKVDIRRKLAKLIVKEAFESRSAIVLEDLPRRTPEHMIKDVKDKQLRLRIYRSAFSSMKNAIIEKAREFGVPVVLVNPSYTSTVCPIHGANIVYQLDGGDAPRVGVCEKGKEKWHRDVVALYNLARRAGDVSPVPLGSKESHDPPTLSGWLRAKSLHSIMNEHKMIEMKV; encoded by the coding sequence GTGAAGTTAAGGGTTAAGGTTGATTATTCTACATACTCAGCACTTAAGGAGGTCGAGAAGGAGTACAGAGAGGTTCTAGAGGACGCAATAAATTATGGGCTGTCAAACAAAACTACCTCCTTCACCAGGATTAAAGCTGGAGTTTACAAGACTGAGAGGGAGAAACATAAGGACTTACCCTCCCATTATATTTACACAGCTTGTGAGGATGCAAGCGAGAGATTAGACAGTTTTGAGAAGTTAAAGAAGAGAGGTAGGAGTTACACTGAGAAACCGTCAGTGAGGAGAGTTACTATTCACCTCGACGATCATCTGTGGAAGTTCAACCTCGACACGATTTCAATTTCCACAAAGAGGAGTAGGATTCTCATTTCACCAACCTTCCCTAAGATCTTCTGGAGATATTATAACACGGAGTGGAGGATTGCGAGTGAGGCCAGGTTTAGGCTGATGAAGGGGAATGTTGTAGAGTTCTACGTCATTTTTAAGAGAGATGAGCCTAAACCTTATGAACCTAAAGCGTTTATTCCCGTCGACCTTAACGAGAATTCGGTCTCGGTGCTCATCAACAGTAAACCCTTATTGCTTGAGACTAACACTAAGAAAATTACTCTGGGCTATGAGTATAGGAGGAAGGCAATAACTACTGGTAAGTCAACTAAGGATAGGGAAGTGAGGAGGAAGTTAAAGAGGCTGAGGGAGAGGAATAAGAAAGTAGACATTAGGAGGAAATTAGCTAAGCTAATCGTTAAAGAGGCTTTTGAAAGTAGGAGTGCAATTGTCTTGGAGGACTTGCCAAGGAGAACTCCGGAGCATATGATAAAGGACGTGAAGGATAAACAGCTTAGGTTGAGGATTTATAGATCTGCATTTTCCTCAATGAAGAACGCTATTATTGAGAAGGCTAGGGAGTTTGGTGTCCCCGTGGTCTTAGTTAACCCATCTTATACTTCCACTGTTTGCCCAATTCATGGGGCGAATATCGTTTACCAACTCGATGGGGGCGATGCCCCAAGGGTTGGTGTTTGTGAGAAGGGGAAGGAAAAGTGGCATAGGGATGTAGTTGCACTGTACAACTTAGCGAGGAGAGCTGGAGATGTGAGCCCCGTGCCGTTGGGCTCGAAGGAGTCCCATGACCCACCTACCTTAAGTGGGTGGTTGAGGGCTAAGTCCCTACACTCGATCATGAATGAACATAAAATGATTGAAATGAAAGTGTAG
- a CDS encoding type II toxin-antitoxin system VapC family toxin — MIFLDANFLIYLNSGVSEVKEYYIKLLTYESLFSDPLVIDEVIYVSKKKYGVKYCDTIEFLDEIVLKYLTVLPITIKEYERAKEIMRKYSVKPSDAFHIAVMLNNSINVILSEDKELDKVAEIKRIWI, encoded by the coding sequence TTGATTTTTCTTGATGCTAATTTCTTAATCTACTTAAACTCGGGTGTAAGTGAGGTAAAAGAGTATTATATAAAACTCCTCACATATGAAAGCTTGTTTTCAGATCCTTTAGTTATAGATGAGGTAATATACGTGTCTAAGAAGAAGTATGGAGTTAAGTATTGCGATACCATAGAATTCTTGGATGAAATAGTGCTCAAGTACTTAACAGTTTTACCAATCACGATAAAGGAATATGAGAGGGCTAAAGAAATTATGAGAAAATACTCAGTTAAGCCATCTGATGCCTTTCATATTGCCGTAATGTTAAACAATTCAATAAACGTGATCTTAAGTGAAGATAAGGAGTTAGATAAAGTTGCAGAAATAAAGAGAATATGGATTTAA
- a CDS encoding AbrB/MazE/SpoVT family DNA-binding domain-containing protein, which produces MSLTLRVEVGKKGYIIIPKSVRDLVGIKEGDILILTVVGDKIILEPERKVNIREVVKKLEEHERKISYAKRASLGELENISLEEELKIDFS; this is translated from the coding sequence ATGAGTTTGACTCTAAGAGTGGAAGTTGGAAAGAAGGGTTATATAATAATTCCTAAAAGTGTAAGGGATTTGGTGGGAATAAAAGAGGGGGATATCTTAATTTTGACAGTCGTTGGAGATAAGATAATCTTAGAACCTGAGAGGAAGGTTAACATACGAGAAGTTGTCAAAAAATTAGAAGAACATGAGAGGAAGATATCTTATGCTAAAAGGGCAAGCCTTGGGGAACTTGAGAACATAAGTCTTGAAGAGGAATTGAAGATTGATTTTTCTTGA
- a CDS encoding AbrB/MazE/SpoVT family DNA-binding domain-containing protein, whose product MEVKVHKKGIIVIPAEVRRRLNIKEGSVIELEVEGDKIILKRKLTLLDAYGIDKEMGDSAVKELEKLRKEEVEKENSV is encoded by the coding sequence ATGGAGGTAAAAGTTCACAAGAAAGGGATTATAGTTATCCCCGCTGAGGTTAGAAGGAGGCTTAATATTAAAGAGGGTTCTGTTATAGAGTTGGAAGTTGAGGGTGATAAGATTATTTTAAAACGTAAATTAACCCTCTTGGACGCTTACGGCATAGATAAAGAGATGGGAGATTCTGCTGTAAAGGAGTTGGAAAAGCTGAGGAAAGAGGAAGTTGAGAAGGAAAATTCTGTTTGA
- a CDS encoding type II toxin-antitoxin system VapC family toxin, whose translation MRRKILFDTGFFHVYFSGLNEEAKKAVEEVYTGKSVGYTLDLNLAEFLYTYGKLNGVEEANVRLSLILNSPIKIVSTNKELALRAGELKVKYQNLSIVDCFLVAFAEKENTVIYTTDSEIKRVYKNTIILHS comes from the coding sequence TTGAGAAGGAAAATTCTGTTTGACACCGGTTTTTTCCACGTATATTTTTCCGGGCTTAATGAAGAGGCTAAGAAAGCTGTGGAAGAAGTTTATACGGGTAAAAGTGTAGGTTATACTCTAGATCTTAATTTAGCGGAGTTCCTTTATACTTATGGCAAACTTAATGGGGTAGAAGAAGCTAATGTTAGACTCTCCTTAATTCTAAATTCACCAATAAAGATTGTTAGTACTAATAAGGAACTTGCTTTAAGGGCAGGTGAGCTCAAAGTTAAGTACCAAAACCTTTCCATAGTGGACTGTTTTCTAGTAGCCTTTGCTGAAAAAGAGAATACTGTAATATATACTACGGACTCTGAGATTAAAAGAGTATATAAAAACACAATAATTCTACATAGTTGA
- a CDS encoding type II toxin-antitoxin system CcdA family antitoxin, with amino-acid sequence MSDVISVRVKKELKKRAEELGINIREVVEKALEEAIREKEKEELKDIVMRIKELMRDVSEDDWVRAVRESRDER; translated from the coding sequence ATGTCAGACGTAATAAGCGTAAGGGTTAAGAAAGAGCTGAAGAAGAGGGCAGAGGAGTTGGGAATTAACATTAGGGAAGTTGTAGAAAAAGCTTTAGAAGAGGCCATAAGGGAGAAGGAGAAGGAAGAGCTTAAGGATATAGTTATGAGAATTAAGGAACTAATGAGAGATGTAAGTGAAGATGATTGGGTAAGGGCTGTTAGGGAGAGTAGGGATGAAAGATAA
- a CDS encoding type II toxin-antitoxin system VapC family toxin, producing the protein MKDKEFLFDASALYSLLDYVDKIDLKKIHILTLTFYEVGNVIWKEYYIHKKVKDPITLSMLFHKLMRKLNIVEDPPLEGVMRIAVERGLTYYDASYAYVAESLGLILVSNDKELIRKANAISLKDLIKSM; encoded by the coding sequence ATGAAAGATAAGGAATTCCTATTCGATGCCTCAGCTTTGTACTCGCTTTTAGATTACGTGGATAAAATAGACTTAAAGAAAATTCATATACTTACCCTAACTTTTTATGAGGTAGGTAACGTCATATGGAAGGAGTATTATATACATAAAAAGGTTAAAGATCCTATAACTCTTTCGATGCTTTTCCATAAATTAATGCGAAAACTTAACATAGTAGAGGATCCACCTCTTGAGGGAGTAATGAGAATTGCCGTAGAAAGGGGTTTGACTTACTATGACGCATCTTATGCATATGTTGCTGAATCTTTAGGGCTTATCCTAGTGTCTAACGATAAAGAGCTGATAAGAAAAGCTAATGCTATTTCATTAAAAGATTTGATAAAAAGTATGTGA
- a CDS encoding RNA-guided endonuclease TnpB family protein yields the protein MARRGNKAIRATVSMKIALSEPLLVLVNNYVKALRFTLFWLKENVPNPEEKGVLSKVHEALYEKLREEYNLPSKVAEDCYREALATYKGWYNNPRRGRFPRVYRPTVWLTPRASYNVDFEAMTVRIVSVGELSILGYPRNLKEYMGWKMKEARLVIRDDKAFLKVVFEKEEQKVEPKESIAVDINMAEVVVGKDDKNYVRIPTRLEEVHHWKSLAERLLKKYPRRWRENKRILYRVRSFHLKARRIMEDFARKVGKWVVDVAKRMGVNVIKLESLKNLIKSVEKLSKEFRDKLYLMQYRRLQYWISWQAKKRGMTVEFVNPSYSSVSCPKCGKRMVEVSHRWFKCSCGYENDRDVIAIMNLNGRGSLTLSTAPQMRDVNPNR from the coding sequence ATGGCTAGGAGGGGTAATAAAGCGATCAGAGCAACTGTTTCAATGAAGATCGCCCTCTCTGAACCCCTCCTAGTCCTCGTGAACAACTACGTTAAGGCACTCCGTTTCACCCTATTTTGGTTGAAAGAAAATGTCCCGAACCCGGAAGAGAAGGGAGTGCTTTCGAAAGTCCACGAGGCGTTGTACGAGAAGTTAAGGGAGGAGTACAATCTACCATCAAAGGTTGCTGAGGATTGCTATAGGGAAGCTCTAGCGACGTACAAGGGTTGGTATAATAATCCTAGAAGAGGACGTTTTCCTAGAGTGTACAGACCTACGGTATGGTTAACACCGAGGGCAAGTTATAATGTGGACTTCGAAGCAATGACTGTTAGGATTGTGAGTGTTGGCGAACTTTCAATCTTAGGTTATCCTAGAAACCTCAAGGAGTACATGGGTTGGAAGATGAAGGAGGCTAGGTTAGTGATCAGGGATGATAAGGCTTTCCTTAAAGTTGTTTTTGAGAAAGAGGAGCAGAAGGTTGAGCCAAAGGAAAGTATTGCCGTAGATATAAACATGGCTGAGGTAGTTGTAGGGAAGGACGATAAGAACTACGTTAGGATCCCAACTCGCCTTGAGGAAGTTCACCACTGGAAGTCGTTAGCCGAGAGGTTGCTGAAGAAGTATCCAAGGAGGTGGAGGGAGAATAAGAGGATCTTGTATAGAGTTCGTTCTTTCCATCTAAAGGCTAGGAGGATTATGGAGGACTTTGCTAGGAAAGTGGGGAAGTGGGTTGTTGATGTAGCAAAGAGAATGGGTGTTAACGTCATCAAATTGGAGAGTCTTAAGAACCTTATTAAGAGCGTGGAAAAGCTATCTAAGGAGTTTAGGGATAAGTTGTATCTTATGCAGTATCGTCGTTTGCAGTACTGGATTTCTTGGCAAGCTAAGAAGCGTGGAATGACTGTTGAGTTTGTTAATCCTAGTTATTCTTCTGTTTCATGCCCAAAATGCGGTAAAAGGATGGTTGAGGTTTCTCATCGTTGGTTTAAGTGCTCATGTGGTTATGAGAATGATCGTGACGTTATTGCAATCATGAATTTAAATGGGAGGGGGTCTCTGACCCTCTCGACTGCCCCTCAAATGAGGGATGTAAACCCGAACCGATGA
- a CDS encoding type II toxin-antitoxin system VapC family toxin, whose amino-acid sequence MKVLIESSAIIEYLKGNAKVKEIISNSEDFYVSTLTIFEVLLGKVEENKILDFLSAFNVIGLNKKDSIIASRIYKRLRDKGKLIGYFDILISAQAINRDLTLVTKDTDFLKVADEFNELKVALIT is encoded by the coding sequence ATGAAAGTATTAATAGAAAGCTCAGCAATTATTGAATATTTGAAAGGTAATGCAAAGGTAAAGGAAATTATTTCCAATTCTGAAGATTTTTATGTTAGTACATTAACAATTTTTGAAGTATTACTCGGCAAAGTTGAGGAAAATAAAATCCTCGACTTTTTGTCAGCATTTAATGTAATAGGTCTTAATAAAAAAGATTCCATTATTGCTTCAAGGATATACAAGAGATTAAGAGATAAGGGAAAGTTGATAGGATATTTCGATATATTAATATCCGCCCAAGCTATCAATAGAGATTTAACTCTAGTGACTAAGGATACTGATTTTTTAAAAGTAGCTGACGAATTTAATGAACTGAAAGTCGCTCTAATTACTTAG
- a CDS encoding antitoxin VapB family protein, with protein sequence MYTSYMKTIMIRDDVYKKLVEIKGDKSFSEIIEELIEESLTLRRRKLEKYFGILNEEEAEEIMKEIKEVRKITDESINRKLSNY encoded by the coding sequence ATGTATACATCATATATGAAAACGATAATGATAAGGGACGACGTCTATAAGAAATTGGTAGAAATAAAAGGGGACAAAAGCTTTAGTGAAATAATTGAGGAACTTATAGAAGAATCTCTAACCTTGAGGAGGAGGAAATTGGAGAAGTATTTCGGAATTCTTAATGAAGAGGAAGCAGAAGAGATTATGAAAGAAATCAAAGAAGTGAGGAAGATAACTGATGAAAGTATTAATAGAAAGCTCAGCAATTATTGA
- a CDS encoding YbjQ family protein — MSYKEGDVLVTNGEQSPGYKIVEIKGLVVGITVRSRGLGKNIIASLRSLLGGEIKEYVELAEQARLQALQRMVDNAKALGANAVVNVRFDSNELSEAMDEIIAYGTAVVVEKSS; from the coding sequence ATGAGCTATAAAGAAGGAGATGTCCTAGTTACTAACGGCGAACAATCGCCCGGGTATAAGATTGTGGAAATAAAGGGTTTAGTAGTAGGAATAACAGTAAGGTCTAGAGGCCTAGGTAAAAACATAATTGCCTCTTTGCGTAGCCTTCTAGGAGGAGAAATTAAAGAGTACGTAGAGTTAGCGGAACAAGCAAGGCTACAAGCCTTACAGAGAATGGTTGATAATGCGAAAGCCTTAGGGGCAAATGCTGTAGTAAACGTTAGATTCGACTCTAACGAGTTATCAGAGGCGATGGACGAAATTATCGCTTACGGAACTGCGGTTGTAGTGGAGAAAAGTAGTTGA